One stretch of Vogesella indigofera DNA includes these proteins:
- a CDS encoding methyl-accepting chemotaxis protein gives MLSRLSIGHKLILLVLPFGLMTFFLASTLSLQRYSFLGDMQQAKHLVSVSTLASTLVDTLQAERGLSNGYLNGQGALPPSLGEARSKADAALKALESTAAALPDGEVKQRVNTVAGGVRGLLGQRGAIDGRSLAAPAAFAAYSQQIEAQIALVASLGTASDEGDVIRFSTALSNLLCTKEYAGRERGFVNGALAGGGLTQASLGQAIGLQARQDGCAGQLLLLAPPELAQSLQPFLQSDAAATLKQLRSSIYGAEPGTPPSVTPEQWFAATSAQIGQLKTAQEKLLQQLDDVVARNIDEAWRSLMITLGGTLLLSLLLLIGGLAVYRSIRKPVMRLEQLMTSMSHNLDLAPRARLEGDDEIARMGRAFDELVDAFAGTLKVVKSNAHSLMSAAEALQTVSARAASAAEAQSESSTQIAAAVEEMTVGIASVRDNTHDNLTVAQQMQQGVNAGRERMQETTQAMQHTAGSLDSAGEVIVSLADKSQSIRQIITAIRDIADQTNLLALNAAIEAARAGEMGRGFAVVADEVRKLAERTGKETVEITQLIEVITNETANAAGQMRTARTRMESGLDLVQATLQDLDGIHDEANQTAAKSQDTAAAMQQQAAASNEVAVNISRIASLAEDNALIVDEAAALSAQLNQTATELVAQVDRFKHTSQA, from the coding sequence ATGCTTTCCCGCCTCAGTATTGGTCACAAGCTGATCCTGCTTGTCCTGCCGTTTGGTCTGATGACCTTCTTCCTGGCTTCGACGCTGTCACTGCAGCGCTACAGCTTCCTCGGCGACATGCAGCAAGCCAAGCATCTGGTATCGGTTTCGACACTGGCCTCGACGCTGGTGGACACACTGCAGGCCGAGCGCGGCCTGAGCAACGGCTATCTGAACGGGCAGGGCGCACTGCCGCCTAGCCTGGGCGAAGCGCGCAGCAAGGCCGACGCCGCGCTGAAAGCACTGGAAAGCACCGCAGCGGCACTGCCGGATGGCGAGGTTAAACAGCGCGTTAATACCGTGGCCGGCGGTGTGCGCGGCCTGCTGGGGCAGCGTGGCGCCATTGACGGGCGGAGCCTGGCGGCACCGGCCGCCTTTGCCGCCTACAGCCAGCAGATCGAGGCGCAGATCGCGCTGGTCGCCAGCCTCGGCACCGCTTCCGACGAGGGCGATGTCATCCGCTTCAGCACCGCCTTGTCCAACCTGCTGTGCACCAAGGAATACGCCGGCCGCGAGCGCGGTTTCGTCAACGGTGCGCTGGCCGGCGGCGGTCTGACCCAGGCCAGCCTCGGCCAGGCCATCGGCCTGCAGGCGCGCCAGGACGGCTGCGCCGGACAGCTGCTGCTGCTGGCGCCACCAGAGCTGGCGCAATCGCTGCAACCGTTCCTGCAGTCCGATGCTGCCGCCACCCTGAAACAGTTGCGCAGCAGCATCTACGGCGCCGAGCCGGGCACGCCGCCGAGCGTGACGCCGGAGCAATGGTTTGCCGCCACCTCGGCGCAGATCGGCCAGCTGAAAACGGCGCAGGAAAAGCTGCTGCAGCAGCTGGATGACGTGGTAGCACGGAATATCGACGAAGCGTGGCGCAGCCTGATGATCACCCTCGGCGGCACCCTGCTGCTGTCGCTGCTACTGCTGATCGGCGGCCTGGCGGTGTACCGCAGCATCCGCAAGCCGGTGATGCGCCTGGAGCAACTGATGACCAGCATGAGTCACAATCTGGACCTGGCTCCACGCGCGAGGCTGGAAGGCGACGACGAGATCGCGCGCATGGGCCGTGCCTTCGACGAGCTGGTCGATGCCTTTGCCGGCACCCTGAAGGTGGTGAAGAGCAATGCTCACAGCCTGATGAGCGCCGCCGAAGCGCTGCAGACGGTCTCGGCCCGCGCCGCCTCCGCCGCGGAAGCACAAAGCGAATCGTCGACCCAGATCGCGGCGGCGGTCGAGGAAATGACCGTCGGCATCGCCTCGGTGCGCGACAACACCCACGACAACCTGACCGTGGCACAGCAGATGCAGCAGGGCGTCAACGCCGGCCGCGAGCGGATGCAGGAAACCACCCAGGCGATGCAGCACACTGCCGGCTCGCTGGACAGCGCCGGTGAGGTGATCGTCAGCCTGGCCGACAAGTCGCAGAGCATCCGCCAGATCATCACCGCGATTCGCGACATCGCCGACCAGACCAACCTGCTGGCGCTGAATGCGGCGATCGAAGCCGCCCGCGCCGGGGAAATGGGCCGCGGCTTTGCCGTGGTCGCCGACGAAGTACGCAAACTGGCGGAACGCACCGGCAAGGAAACAGTGGAAATCACCCAGCTGATCGAGGTGATCACCAACGAGACCGCCAACGCCGCCGGCCAGATGCGCACCGCGCGCACGCGCATGGAAAGCGGCCTCGACCTGGTGCAGGCCACCCTGCAGGATCTCGACGGCATTCACGACGAGGCCAACCAGACCGCGGCCAAGAGCCAGGATACTGCCGCCGCGATGCAACAGCAGGCTGCGGCCAGCAACGAAGTCGCCGTCAACATCAGCCGCATCGCCTCGCTGGCCGAAGACAATGCGCTGATCGTCGACGAGGCGGCGGCGCTGTCGGCACAGCTGAACCAGACCGCAACCGAACTGGTGGCGCAAGTCGACCGCTTCAAGCACACCTCGCAAGCCTGA
- a CDS encoding CysB family HTH-type transcriptional regulator, which yields MNFQQLRIIRETVRQNFNLTEVANALFTSQSGVSKHIKDLEDELGVELFVRKGKRFLGLTDPGKELLTIVERMLLDAGNIKRLAEQFSQRDEGQLTIATTHTQARYALPKVVTAFKKSFPKVHLVLHQASPDELVRLLLAGEADIGIATEAVAEVPELVSFPYYSWHHAVIAPPAHPLHQQPLTLETLADYPIVTYHHGFTGRAQIDRAFADAALAPDIVMAALDADVIKTYVELELGVGIIASMAVDPQRDTQVRVVEGAPLFGHQTTRVAIRRGHYLRSYAYRFIELCSAALDEDTVRRALSPVAQD from the coding sequence ATGAACTTCCAGCAACTACGCATCATCCGCGAGACGGTAAGACAGAATTTCAACCTGACCGAGGTGGCCAACGCGCTGTTCACCTCGCAGTCCGGCGTGTCCAAGCACATCAAGGACCTGGAGGACGAGCTGGGGGTGGAGCTGTTCGTGCGCAAGGGCAAGCGTTTTCTCGGCCTGACCGACCCAGGCAAGGAGCTGCTGACCATCGTCGAGCGCATGCTGCTGGACGCCGGCAACATCAAGCGCCTGGCGGAGCAGTTCAGCCAGCGCGACGAGGGCCAGCTGACCATCGCCACCACCCACACCCAGGCGCGCTACGCGCTGCCCAAGGTGGTCACCGCGTTCAAGAAGTCCTTCCCCAAGGTGCACCTGGTGCTGCACCAGGCCAGCCCGGACGAGCTGGTACGGCTGCTGCTGGCCGGCGAGGCCGACATCGGCATCGCCACCGAGGCGGTGGCCGAGGTGCCGGAACTGGTGTCCTTCCCCTACTACAGCTGGCACCACGCGGTGATCGCGCCACCCGCGCACCCGCTGCACCAGCAGCCACTGACGCTGGAAACGCTGGCCGACTACCCGATCGTCACCTACCACCACGGTTTTACCGGCCGCGCGCAGATCGACCGCGCTTTCGCCGATGCCGCGCTGGCACCGGACATCGTGATGGCGGCACTGGACGCCGACGTGATCAAGACCTATGTCGAGCTGGAGCTGGGCGTCGGCATCATCGCCTCGATGGCGGTGGACCCGCAGCGCGATACGCAGGTGCGGGTGGTGGAAGGTGCGCCGCTGTTCGGCCACCAGACCACCCGCGTCGCCATCCGCCGCGGCCACTACCTGCGCAGCTACGCCTACCGCTTCATCGAGCTGTGCTCAGCGGCGCTGGACGAAGACACCGTGCGTCGTGCGCTGTCGCCGGTGGCGCAGGACTGA
- a CDS encoding sulfate/molybdate ABC transporter ATP-binding protein — protein sequence MSIQVQNIHKAFGDFIALDNLTLDFPSGELVALLGPSGCGKTTLLRVIAGLEQADSGRVLLDGDDASDTHVRERQVGFVFQHYALFRHMTVFDNVAFGLRMKPRNIRPSEAEIKRKVHELLQLVQLDWLADRFPAQLSGGQRQRIALARALAVEPRVLLLDEPFGALDAKVRKELRRWLRRLHDELHITSIFVTHDQEEALEVADRVVLMNHGRVEQIGSPAEVYQQPATPFVYGFLGAANRFEGHSSAGGIAIGNATLTAEQNGQHGEVIAFVRPHELDIVRHEFGHGIPARISRVLTLGALTRVELEGRDDVAGQHFDVELPASHPLAGSLIAGEPVRLQPRSVRVFANPETAGAA from the coding sequence ATGAGCATCCAGGTACAGAATATCCACAAGGCTTTCGGTGACTTCATTGCGCTGGACAACCTGACGCTGGACTTCCCCAGCGGCGAGCTGGTGGCACTGCTGGGACCGTCCGGCTGCGGCAAGACCACGTTGCTAAGGGTCATCGCCGGGCTGGAGCAGGCCGACAGCGGCCGCGTGCTGCTGGACGGCGACGACGCCTCCGACACCCACGTGCGCGAGCGCCAGGTCGGCTTCGTGTTCCAGCACTACGCGCTGTTCCGCCACATGACCGTATTCGACAACGTCGCCTTCGGCCTGCGCATGAAGCCGCGCAACATCCGTCCGTCCGAAGCCGAGATCAAACGCAAGGTGCACGAGCTGCTGCAACTGGTGCAGCTGGACTGGCTAGCCGACCGCTTCCCGGCGCAGCTGTCCGGCGGCCAGCGCCAGCGTATCGCGCTGGCACGCGCGCTGGCGGTGGAGCCACGCGTGCTGCTGCTGGACGAGCCGTTCGGCGCGCTGGACGCCAAGGTGCGCAAGGAGCTGCGCCGCTGGCTGCGCCGCCTGCACGACGAGCTGCACATCACCTCGATCTTCGTCACCCACGACCAGGAAGAGGCACTGGAAGTGGCCGACCGCGTGGTGCTGATGAACCACGGCCGCGTCGAGCAGATCGGCAGCCCGGCCGAGGTCTACCAGCAGCCGGCGACGCCCTTCGTGTACGGTTTCCTCGGTGCCGCCAATCGCTTCGAGGGCCACAGCAGCGCCGGCGGCATCGCCATCGGCAACGCCACCCTCACCGCCGAGCAGAACGGCCAGCACGGCGAGGTGATCGCCTTCGTGCGCCCGCACGAGCTGGACATCGTGCGCCACGAGTTCGGCCACGGCATTCCGGCGCGTATCAGCCGCGTGCTGACGCTGGGCGCGCTGACCCGCGTGGAGCTGGAAGGCCGCGACGACGTGGCCGGCCAGCATTTCGATGTCGAACTGCCGGCCAGCCACCCGCTGGCCGGCAGCCTGATCGCCGGCGAGCCGGTACGCCTGCAGCCGCGCAGCGTGCGCGTGTTTGCCAACCCCGAAACGGCAGGTGCCGCATGA
- the cysW gene encoding sulfate ABC transporter permease subunit CysW, whose protein sequence is MAAITANLYAQHDRAALLESRQATREARWVKYTILGVALTFFAIFLLLPLAVVFAEALAKGWHTYLDALVEPDALSAVTLTLLAAVISVPLNLVFGVAAAWAITRFDFRGKQLLITLIDLPFSVSPVVAGLIYVLVFSSHGWIGPWLLEHDIKVIFAVPGIVLATVFVTVPFVARELIPLLQAQGREEEEAAVVLGARGWQVFWHVTLPNVRWALLYGVILSNARAMGEFGAVSVVSGHIRGETNTLPLHVEILYNEYQFAAAFAVASLLALLALVTLAVKSWIEWRAAQAHD, encoded by the coding sequence ATGGCCGCCATAACTGCCAATCTGTATGCCCAGCACGACCGCGCCGCGCTGCTGGAAAGCCGCCAGGCCACCCGCGAGGCGCGCTGGGTGAAGTACACCATCCTCGGCGTGGCGCTGACCTTCTTCGCCATCTTCCTGCTGCTGCCGCTGGCGGTGGTGTTTGCCGAGGCGCTGGCCAAGGGCTGGCACACCTACCTCGACGCGCTGGTAGAGCCGGACGCGCTGTCGGCGGTGACGCTGACGCTGCTGGCGGCGGTCATCTCGGTGCCGCTGAACCTGGTGTTCGGCGTGGCGGCGGCGTGGGCGATCACCCGCTTCGATTTCCGCGGCAAGCAGCTGCTGATCACGCTGATCGACCTGCCGTTCTCGGTGTCGCCGGTGGTGGCCGGCCTGATCTACGTACTGGTCTTCAGCAGCCACGGCTGGATCGGCCCCTGGCTGCTGGAGCACGACATCAAGGTGATTTTCGCGGTGCCGGGCATCGTGCTGGCCACCGTGTTCGTCACCGTGCCGTTCGTCGCCCGCGAGCTGATTCCGCTCTTGCAGGCGCAGGGGCGCGAGGAAGAAGAAGCGGCGGTGGTGCTGGGGGCACGCGGCTGGCAGGTGTTCTGGCACGTGACGCTGCCCAATGTGCGCTGGGCGCTGCTGTACGGCGTGATCCTCAGCAATGCGCGGGCGATGGGCGAATTCGGCGCGGTGTCGGTGGTGTCCGGCCACATCCGCGGCGAGACCAACACCCTGCCGCTGCACGTGGAGATACTCTACAACGAGTACCAGTTCGCCGCCGCCTTCGCCGTGGCTAGCTTGCTGGCGCTGCTGGCACTGGTGACGCTGGCAGTGAAGAGCTGGATCGAATGGCGCGCCGCGCAGGCGCATGACTGA
- the cysT gene encoding sulfate ABC transporter permease subunit CysT: MTKAPTLPRVLPGFGLSLGFTLTYLSLVVLIPLAAVFIRASSLSLEAFWDAVTAPRVLASYQLSFGMALLAAAINTVFGLLLAWSLVRYRFPGKKLVDALVDLPFALPTAVAGIALTALYAGNGWLGQYLEPLGIKVAFGPLGVLVALVFIGLPFVVRTVQPVLEDLETELEEAATSLGAHRWQTFRHVILPVLQPALMTGFALAFARAVGEYGSVIFIAGNIPMVSEITPLMIISKLEQYDYAGATAIASVMLVASFLLLLAINGLQAWQARRNGRSE; this comes from the coding sequence ATGACCAAAGCGCCGACCTTGCCCCGCGTGTTACCCGGCTTCGGCCTGTCGCTGGGTTTCACCCTGACCTACCTGTCGCTGGTGGTGCTGATTCCGCTGGCGGCGGTGTTCATCCGTGCCAGCAGCCTGAGTCTGGAAGCGTTCTGGGACGCGGTGACCGCGCCGCGGGTGCTGGCCTCCTACCAGCTCAGTTTCGGCATGGCGCTGCTGGCCGCCGCCATCAACACCGTATTCGGCCTGCTGCTGGCGTGGTCGCTGGTGCGCTACCGCTTTCCCGGCAAGAAGCTGGTCGACGCACTGGTGGACCTGCCGTTCGCGCTGCCCACCGCGGTGGCCGGCATCGCGCTGACCGCCCTGTACGCCGGTAACGGCTGGCTGGGGCAGTACCTGGAGCCGCTGGGCATCAAGGTGGCGTTCGGCCCGCTGGGCGTGCTGGTGGCACTGGTATTCATCGGCCTGCCCTTCGTGGTGCGCACGGTGCAGCCGGTGCTGGAAGACCTGGAAACCGAGCTGGAAGAAGCCGCCACCAGCCTCGGCGCGCACCGCTGGCAGACCTTCCGCCACGTGATCCTGCCGGTGTTGCAGCCGGCGCTGATGACCGGCTTCGCGCTGGCCTTTGCCCGCGCCGTCGGCGAGTACGGCTCGGTGATCTTCATCGCCGGCAACATCCCGATGGTGTCGGAAATCACTCCGCTGATGATCATCAGCAAGCTGGAGCAGTACGACTACGCTGGCGCCACCGCCATTGCCAGCGTGATGCTGGTGGCGTCTTTCCTGCTGCTGCTGGCCATCAACGGCTTGCAGGCGTGGCAGGCACGCCGTAACGGGAGGAGCGAATAA
- a CDS encoding sulfate ABC transporter substrate-binding protein, whose translation MSFSSRQIITALLLGSASFAYADVSLLNVSYDPTRELYQDFNTAFAKHWKAKTGETVTIKQSHGGSGKQARGVIDGLEADVVTLALAYDVDALHTEAKLIPANWQKRLPNNASPYTSTIVFLVRKGNPKAIKDWNDLTKPGVEVVTPNPKTSGGARWNYLAAWGYALKQPGGNNVKAQDFVKKVFQNVKVLDSGARGSLVSFTQRGIGDVLLSWENEAYLATKELGPDKFDIVTPSLSILAEPPVSVVDKVVDKKGTRKVAEAYLQYLYSPQGQELAAANYYRPRDAKVAAKYADKFSKVKLFTIDQVFGGWTRAQKTHFADGAIFDQIITR comes from the coding sequence TTCTCGTCCCGCCAGATCATCACCGCCCTGCTGCTGGGCAGCGCCAGCTTCGCCTACGCCGATGTCAGCCTGCTGAATGTGTCCTACGACCCGACGCGCGAGCTGTACCAGGATTTCAACACCGCCTTTGCCAAGCACTGGAAGGCCAAGACCGGTGAAACCGTCACCATCAAGCAGTCGCACGGCGGCTCCGGCAAGCAGGCGCGCGGCGTGATCGACGGCCTGGAGGCCGACGTGGTGACGCTGGCGCTGGCCTACGACGTCGACGCGCTGCACACCGAAGCCAAGCTGATCCCGGCCAACTGGCAGAAACGCCTGCCGAACAACGCGTCACCGTACACCTCCACCATCGTGTTCCTGGTGCGCAAGGGCAACCCGAAAGCGATCAAGGACTGGAACGACCTGACCAAACCCGGCGTGGAAGTAGTGACGCCGAACCCGAAAACCTCCGGCGGAGCACGCTGGAACTACCTGGCGGCGTGGGGCTACGCGCTGAAACAGCCGGGCGGCAACAACGTCAAGGCGCAGGACTTCGTGAAGAAGGTGTTCCAGAACGTGAAAGTGCTGGATTCCGGCGCCCGCGGCTCGCTGGTCAGCTTCACCCAGCGCGGCATCGGTGACGTGCTGCTGTCGTGGGAAAACGAAGCCTACCTCGCCACCAAGGAGCTGGGCCCGGACAAGTTCGACATCGTGACCCCGTCGCTGTCCATCCTGGCCGAACCACCGGTCAGCGTGGTGGACAAGGTGGTCGACAAAAAGGGTACGCGCAAGGTGGCCGAAGCCTACCTGCAATACCTGTACAGCCCGCAAGGCCAGGAACTGGCGGCGGCCAACTACTACCGTCCGCGTGACGCCAAGGTGGCTGCCAAGTACGCCGACAAGTTCAGCAAGGTGAAGCTGTTCACCATCGACCAGGTGTTCGGCGGCTGGACCCGCGCGCAGAAGACCCACTTCGCCGATGGAGCGATCTTTGACCAGATCATTACCCGTTGA